One stretch of Zingiber officinale cultivar Zhangliang chromosome 6B, Zo_v1.1, whole genome shotgun sequence DNA includes these proteins:
- the LOC121992570 gene encoding putative disease resistance RPP13-like protein 1 isoform X2, with protein sequence MLLDMNREEGSSVVESDVFGREEEKDVLVKWLLSEDDTTGNGVSVIAVIGMGGLGKTTLAKLVYNDERVKSYFDLTGWVCVSENFHVVSLTKKILQSFAKVKVHEELDELQHALREKLQGKKFLLILDDVWNEEFTRWDELRKPLLSAHVGKVIVTTRNQPAARIMGTRSPLNLNCLPFDVCWQLFKRDTLGGADKSPQPHLEDLGRKIVDKCKGLPLAVKVLGGALRNNEDIDSWEDMLENEMWELEETNKGVLPALKISYDCMPIQLKRCFQYLSLFPKDRILDSEEIVRFWMSQGLLPLDGDKRAEDIGRNYIKRLAQRSIIHLEWDDTFLMRWKYFSMHDLVHDLAQCIAQDECLCVMDKFDAKKLQKVRHLSVCIEYPHLLEHVEMIKDLQQLKLMRTLFTTGPGCRSFMTRQYNSFKVLDDLFQKLKYIRALYLSEISITGLPDSLGNLKLLRYLSIKDYDVVNIPESICSLYNLQTLDLEDTQISELPRQIGNLINLRHLLLPNDYADYDDYEGVFLPSGIGNMTNLQTLSCFNVSCEKEHCDIGELNSLMKLGGHISISDVASVNIFSNSTPPLKTKKYIDSLELDWYRDTLELSEFKKDEKQAEWQLDYLEPHVNLKILEIKNYPGVKFVGWVGASSFTKLTTLRVWNCKNCNKLPPLGQLPSLKMLEIRGMDSVQHVGREFCSMLMPSPSSSQNKIAFPSLKRLIFSNMENWEAWDGVEIGDFPSLDSIRIFRCPLLIKFPQWSYMSSVKKMELGSSGVPDVSNFHSLTNLTIILISQEYSEWMPKCYFPMLQNLTLLSGFAKSVHLSQKVLPSLKTLEISYFSELQVVTGLKNLTSLNSLILKNCPNLEFKKLPTTLEQVKLDRCRLFEKGFKEQQHMRNVLGEEEEEEMEIDM encoded by the coding sequence ATGCTCTTAGATATGAACCGAGAAGAAGGCTCTTCTGTGGTTGAATCAGATGTTTTTGGAAGAGAAGAGGAAAAGGATGTGCTGGTTAAATGGCTGCTGTCAGAGGATGATACAACAGGAAATGGAGTTTCTGTAATTGCTGTAATTGGGATGGGGGGACTGGGTAAAACAACATTGGCTAAGCTTGTCTATAATGATGAAAGAGTGAAAAGCTATTTCGATTTAACAGGATGGGTCTGTGTATCTGAAAATTTTCATGTTGTTAGTTTGACAAAGAAGATCCTGCAATCATTTGCCAAAGTGAAAGTTCACGAAGAACTAGATGAGCTCCAACATGCACTGCGAGAAAAACTGCAGGGGAAGAAGTTTTTACTAATATTAGatgatgtttggaatgaagaattCACTCGCTGGGATGAATTAAGAAAGCCCTTACTATCAGCTCATGTGGGTAAAGTTATAGTGACCACTAGGAATCAACCAGCTGCTAGAATTATGGGGACAAGAAGTCCTCTCAACTTGAATTGCTTACCATTTGATGTATGCTGGCAATTGTTCAAGAGAGACACTTTGGGAGGAGCAGATAAGAGCCCACAACCACATCTTGAAGACCTTGGTAGGAAGATAGTAGACAAGTGCAAAGGCTTACCTTTGGCTGTGAAGGTGCTTGGAGGCGCTCTCAGAAACAACGAAGATATAGATTCATGGGAGGACATGCTAGAGAATGAGATGTGGGAGTTAGAAGAAACAAATAAAGGAGTTTTACCAGCACTTAAAATATCATATGATTGCATGCCGATCCAACTTAAAAGATGTTTCCAATACCTATCCTTATTTCCCAAAGACAGAATTTTAGATTCAGAAGAAATAGTCCGATTTTGGATGTCACAaggtcttcttcctcttgatggaGATAAGAGAGCAGAGGACATAGGCAGAAATTACATAAAAAGATTGGCTCAGAGGTCAATAATACATCTGGAATGGGATGACACCTTTTTGATGAGATGGAAATATTTTTCGATGCATGATCTTGTTCACGACCTTGCACAATGTATAGCTCAGGATGAATGCCTCTGTGTGATGGATAAATTCGACGCAAAGAAATTacaaaaggttcgacacttgtcgGTGTGTATAGAATATCCTCATCTACTAGAACACGTGGAGATGATAAAAGATCTTCAACAACTAAAACTCATGCGGACACTTTTTACTACAGGACCTGGGTGCCGATCTTTTATGACAAGACAATACAATTCTTTTAAAGTCCTTGACGatctttttcaaaaattgaaataCATACGAGCACTCTATTTAAGCGAAATCAGCATCACCGGGCTACCAGATTCATTAGGCAACCTCAAACTACTTcgttatctttctataaaagacTATGATGTAGTGAATATTCCAGAGTCCATATGCAGCCTTTACAATTTACAAACTCTGGATCTGGAAGATACACAAATTTCTGAACTCCCAAGGCAGATTGGAAATTTGATAAACCTACGTCATCTTTTGCTTCCTAACGATTATGCCGATTATGACGATTATGAAGGTGTCTTTCTTCCATCTGGAATTGGAAACATGACCAACTTGCAGACACTCAGTTGCTTCAACGTCAGTTGTGAAAAAGAGCATTGCGACATAGGAGAATTGAATAGTTTGATGAAACTTGGAGGGCATATCTCCATTTCTGATGTAGCATCCGTGAACATATTTTCAAACTCAACACCCCCTCTGAAGACAAAAAAGTATATTGATTCTTTGGAGTTAGATTGGTATAGAGATACTCTTGAGCTTTCAGAATTTAAAAAAGATGAAAAGCAGGCAGAGTGGCAGCTCGACTACCTCGAACCGCATGTCAATCTCAAGATCCTTGAAATAAAGAACTATCCAGGTGTCAAATTTGTTGGATGGGTGGGCGCTTCATCCTTCACTAAGTTGACTACTTTGCGTGTATGGAATTGTAAGAATTGCAATAAACTTCCACCGTTGGGTCAACTTCCTTCTCTGAAAATGCTTGAGATACGTGGGATGGATAGCGTTCAACACGTGGGACGTGAATTTTGCTCCATGCTAATGCCATCTCCATCTTCTTCCCAAAACAAAATTGCATTTCCCTCTCTAAAACGCTTGATATTTAGCAATATGGAAAATTGGGAAGCGTGGGATGGAGTGGAGATTGGTGATTTCCCCAGTCTCGATTCTATTAGAATTTTTCGATGTCCTTTGCTGATCAAGTTTCCCCAGTGGTCCTATATGTCTTCCGTGAAAAAAATGGAATTGGGTAGTAGTGGTGTACCTGATGTTTCAAATTTCCATTCACTGACAAATTTAACAATTATATTAATATCTCAGGAATATAGTGAGTGGATGCCCAAGTGTTACTTTCCAATGCTCCAAAACTTGACATTATTAAGTGGCTTTGCAAAATCTGTTCATCTATCACAGAAAGTGCTACCTTCACTGAAGACTTTAGAGATTAGTTATTTTAGCGAATTGCAGGTTGTTACGGGGTTAAAAAATCTCACCTCCTTgaattctttaattttaaaaaattgtcctAATCTTGAGTTCAAGAAGTTACCAA
- the LOC121992570 gene encoding putative disease resistance protein RGA4 isoform X1: MAGGRDVLFSTITMVLDKMHSLASSSTSSSSSSPHNAIEQEMSKLTETMRRIQAKLDDSEEENHAKSHSEKLWLSELKDVAYDAEDVVEEYEYETLRSKQLHENSSGTHEDELANKATEIRKRFDEITKEWKLLKLPKNAGKRKRSPMLLDMNREEGSSVVESDVFGREEEKDVLVKWLLSEDDTTGNGVSVIAVIGMGGLGKTTLAKLVYNDERVKSYFDLTGWVCVSENFHVVSLTKKILQSFAKVKVHEELDELQHALREKLQGKKFLLILDDVWNEEFTRWDELRKPLLSAHVGKVIVTTRNQPAARIMGTRSPLNLNCLPFDVCWQLFKRDTLGGADKSPQPHLEDLGRKIVDKCKGLPLAVKVLGGALRNNEDIDSWEDMLENEMWELEETNKGVLPALKISYDCMPIQLKRCFQYLSLFPKDRILDSEEIVRFWMSQGLLPLDGDKRAEDIGRNYIKRLAQRSIIHLEWDDTFLMRWKYFSMHDLVHDLAQCIAQDECLCVMDKFDAKKLQKVRHLSVCIEYPHLLEHVEMIKDLQQLKLMRTLFTTGPGCRSFMTRQYNSFKVLDDLFQKLKYIRALYLSEISITGLPDSLGNLKLLRYLSIKDYDVVNIPESICSLYNLQTLDLEDTQISELPRQIGNLINLRHLLLPNDYADYDDYEGVFLPSGIGNMTNLQTLSCFNVSCEKEHCDIGELNSLMKLGGHISISDVASVNIFSNSTPPLKTKKYIDSLELDWYRDTLELSEFKKDEKQAEWQLDYLEPHVNLKILEIKNYPGVKFVGWVGASSFTKLTTLRVWNCKNCNKLPPLGQLPSLKMLEIRGMDSVQHVGREFCSMLMPSPSSSQNKIAFPSLKRLIFSNMENWEAWDGVEIGDFPSLDSIRIFRCPLLIKFPQWSYMSSVKKMELGSSGVPDVSNFHSLTNLTIILISQEYSEWMPKCYFPMLQNLTLLSGFAKSVHLSQKVLPSLKTLEISYFSELQVVTGLKNLTSLNSLILKNCPNLEFKKLPTTLEQVKLDRCRLFEKGFKEQQHMRNVLGEEEEEEMEIDM, from the exons ATGGCCGGAGGAAGAGATGTCCTGTTTTCCACCATCACCATGGTGCTAGACAAGATGCATAGCTTGGCTTCATCATCAAcgtcatcttcttcttcgtcgcCACACAATGCTATTGAACAAGAGATGAGTAAGCTGACAGAGACGATGAGGAGAATCCAAGCCAAACTTGATGACTCAGAGGAGGAGAATCATGCAAAAAGTCACTCGGAGAAGCTTTGGCTAAGCGAGCTCAAAGATGTTGCCTATGACGCCGAAGACGTAGTAGAAGAGTACGAGTACGAGACGTTGCGTTCCAAACAATTGCATGAGAACAGCAGTGGGACACATGAG GATGAACTAGCAAATAAAGCCACAGAGATAAGGAAAAGGTTTGATGAGATCACCAAGGAGTGGAAACTCCTAAAGTTGCCTAAGAACGCTGGAAAAAGAAAGAGAAGCCCCATGCTCTTAGATATGAACCGAGAAGAAGGCTCTTCTGTGGTTGAATCAGATGTTTTTGGAAGAGAAGAGGAAAAGGATGTGCTGGTTAAATGGCTGCTGTCAGAGGATGATACAACAGGAAATGGAGTTTCTGTAATTGCTGTAATTGGGATGGGGGGACTGGGTAAAACAACATTGGCTAAGCTTGTCTATAATGATGAAAGAGTGAAAAGCTATTTCGATTTAACAGGATGGGTCTGTGTATCTGAAAATTTTCATGTTGTTAGTTTGACAAAGAAGATCCTGCAATCATTTGCCAAAGTGAAAGTTCACGAAGAACTAGATGAGCTCCAACATGCACTGCGAGAAAAACTGCAGGGGAAGAAGTTTTTACTAATATTAGatgatgtttggaatgaagaattCACTCGCTGGGATGAATTAAGAAAGCCCTTACTATCAGCTCATGTGGGTAAAGTTATAGTGACCACTAGGAATCAACCAGCTGCTAGAATTATGGGGACAAGAAGTCCTCTCAACTTGAATTGCTTACCATTTGATGTATGCTGGCAATTGTTCAAGAGAGACACTTTGGGAGGAGCAGATAAGAGCCCACAACCACATCTTGAAGACCTTGGTAGGAAGATAGTAGACAAGTGCAAAGGCTTACCTTTGGCTGTGAAGGTGCTTGGAGGCGCTCTCAGAAACAACGAAGATATAGATTCATGGGAGGACATGCTAGAGAATGAGATGTGGGAGTTAGAAGAAACAAATAAAGGAGTTTTACCAGCACTTAAAATATCATATGATTGCATGCCGATCCAACTTAAAAGATGTTTCCAATACCTATCCTTATTTCCCAAAGACAGAATTTTAGATTCAGAAGAAATAGTCCGATTTTGGATGTCACAaggtcttcttcctcttgatggaGATAAGAGAGCAGAGGACATAGGCAGAAATTACATAAAAAGATTGGCTCAGAGGTCAATAATACATCTGGAATGGGATGACACCTTTTTGATGAGATGGAAATATTTTTCGATGCATGATCTTGTTCACGACCTTGCACAATGTATAGCTCAGGATGAATGCCTCTGTGTGATGGATAAATTCGACGCAAAGAAATTacaaaaggttcgacacttgtcgGTGTGTATAGAATATCCTCATCTACTAGAACACGTGGAGATGATAAAAGATCTTCAACAACTAAAACTCATGCGGACACTTTTTACTACAGGACCTGGGTGCCGATCTTTTATGACAAGACAATACAATTCTTTTAAAGTCCTTGACGatctttttcaaaaattgaaataCATACGAGCACTCTATTTAAGCGAAATCAGCATCACCGGGCTACCAGATTCATTAGGCAACCTCAAACTACTTcgttatctttctataaaagacTATGATGTAGTGAATATTCCAGAGTCCATATGCAGCCTTTACAATTTACAAACTCTGGATCTGGAAGATACACAAATTTCTGAACTCCCAAGGCAGATTGGAAATTTGATAAACCTACGTCATCTTTTGCTTCCTAACGATTATGCCGATTATGACGATTATGAAGGTGTCTTTCTTCCATCTGGAATTGGAAACATGACCAACTTGCAGACACTCAGTTGCTTCAACGTCAGTTGTGAAAAAGAGCATTGCGACATAGGAGAATTGAATAGTTTGATGAAACTTGGAGGGCATATCTCCATTTCTGATGTAGCATCCGTGAACATATTTTCAAACTCAACACCCCCTCTGAAGACAAAAAAGTATATTGATTCTTTGGAGTTAGATTGGTATAGAGATACTCTTGAGCTTTCAGAATTTAAAAAAGATGAAAAGCAGGCAGAGTGGCAGCTCGACTACCTCGAACCGCATGTCAATCTCAAGATCCTTGAAATAAAGAACTATCCAGGTGTCAAATTTGTTGGATGGGTGGGCGCTTCATCCTTCACTAAGTTGACTACTTTGCGTGTATGGAATTGTAAGAATTGCAATAAACTTCCACCGTTGGGTCAACTTCCTTCTCTGAAAATGCTTGAGATACGTGGGATGGATAGCGTTCAACACGTGGGACGTGAATTTTGCTCCATGCTAATGCCATCTCCATCTTCTTCCCAAAACAAAATTGCATTTCCCTCTCTAAAACGCTTGATATTTAGCAATATGGAAAATTGGGAAGCGTGGGATGGAGTGGAGATTGGTGATTTCCCCAGTCTCGATTCTATTAGAATTTTTCGATGTCCTTTGCTGATCAAGTTTCCCCAGTGGTCCTATATGTCTTCCGTGAAAAAAATGGAATTGGGTAGTAGTGGTGTACCTGATGTTTCAAATTTCCATTCACTGACAAATTTAACAATTATATTAATATCTCAGGAATATAGTGAGTGGATGCCCAAGTGTTACTTTCCAATGCTCCAAAACTTGACATTATTAAGTGGCTTTGCAAAATCTGTTCATCTATCACAGAAAGTGCTACCTTCACTGAAGACTTTAGAGATTAGTTATTTTAGCGAATTGCAGGTTGTTACGGGGTTAAAAAATCTCACCTCCTTgaattctttaattttaaaaaattgtcctAATCTTGAGTTCAAGAAGTTACCAA